The DNA sequence CGGGGGCGACGTTATTTTTGTCGTCGACGAAGGGTTGCGCACGTTAATGGATTTGCGCTACCAACGCCACTATAAAGCGGCACGCGGGGAACACGGGCGAAGTAAGTCTCAGCACGGCGCAAACGCGGAACCGCTTCGAGTGAAAGTGCCGCCGGGCACAGTCGTGATGGACGAGGAGACGGAGGACGTGATCGCCGACTTGACGACTCACGGTGCCGAAGTGGTCGTCGCGCGCGGTGGGCGCGGCGGGCGAGGTAATGTGCGGTTCGCCACCCCGGCTAACCCGGCGCCAGAAATTGCCGAAAACGGTGAGCCTGGCGTGGAGCGTTGGATAATTTGCGAATTGAAGTTGCTCGCTGACGTCGGGTTAGTCGGTTATCCGAGTGTGGGTAAGTCGACGCTCCTGTCAATCGTCTCGGCGGCCAAGCCGAAAATTGCGGCGTACCACTTTACGACGTTGTCGCCTAACTTAGGGGTCGTCGACGTCGGCGACGGGCGCGATTTTGTCATGGCAGACTTGCCTGGTTTAATCGAAGGCGCACACGAGGGCGTCGGACTCGGACACCAGTTTCTGAGGCACGTCGAGCGCACCCGCGTGCTCGTACACGTCATTGACATGGCCGGGTCGGAAGGGCGGGATCCGCTCGCCGATTATCACCAAATTAATGCCGAGCTTTCGCTGTACAACGAGTCGTTGGCGCAGCGGCCGCAAATTGTCGCAGCAAACAAAATGGACGTGCCCGGGGCGGAGGACAACTTGGCGCTGTTTAAAGCTGAAGTAGGTGACGACGTTCAGGTGATCCCTATTTCCGCCGCGACGCGCGACGGAGTGCAAGCGTTGCTGTACGCGATTGCCGACGCGCTAGACGAGGCGCCAGCTGCCTCCTTGTCAGGTGGCGGCAGCGGAGAAGCCGCAGAACAAACGGATTACAAGTTGTACCGCGCTGCCGAAAAACAGGAACAGTTCGTCATTCGCCGCGATAACGAAGTGTTCGTCGTCGAAAGTGCTAAACTGGACAAACTCGTGACGATGACCAATTTTGCTTATCAAGACTCGATCGATCGCTTTGCTCGCATTTTACGCAAAATGGGAGTTGACGATGCCCTGCGGGAGAGAGGGGCGCAAGACGGCGATACCGTGCGCATCGGCGAGCTTGAATTCGAGTTCGTCGAATAGGCCTGAGGTCGGCGATTGTCGAAGGCGATTGTCGAAGGTCGAAGAGATACCTTGACCAGTGGCGTTCCGGTAACGTCGGAAAATCGAAGAAATAAAAGAAGTGCATAGACGCGTAAGAAGTGAAGTGGACGAAAGATAGTGGACAAAGCTAGTGGACTAAAGCTAGACGTGTCAATGGACGAGTGGAGGGAGTCACTTGGCTAAACGTAAGCAAACGGATCGTAAACTCGAACTTATTTTTGGGGGAGTCGTGTTAGTTGTCTTACTCGCAATCGTCATCCCGCTACTCGTGCAGTCCCAAAGTGGGTCAACGGGAACGGACAAGCCTCCGCAAGCCGAAGGGACCGGTTCGGACGATGCAGCTCAATCTGAAGGAGATGTGAGCGATCAGTTGCCGCAGCCGGCACGGACGGGGTTAGATGTTCCGCTTGACGCAGACGACCAAACGTTAGGGGAAGAAAAAGCGCCGGTGACGGTCTTCGAATTTTCCGATTACCAGTGTCCGGCGTGTCAAATGAGTGTGCAAATGCTGCACCCGACGCTCAAAAAACTGATCGATGACGGCGACGTGCGCTACGTGTTCAAAGATTACCCGCTGAACATGCATCCGAACGCGCCGCAAGCGGCAGTGGCCGCACGGGCAGCCGGAGAGCAAGGGGAGTATTGGGCGATGCACGACCTGCTGTTTGCACAGCAACAAGAATGGGCGAAGTTAGCGGACGACGATTTTCGGAAAAAATTGTTAGATTACGCACAAGAGCTCGGGCTCGACGAGGCGACATTCGAAAAAGCGCTCAAGAGTAAAACGTTGAAGACGCAAGTAGACAACGGCAGGCAATTAGCGAATGATCTCAACATCGAATTCACGCCGACGTTCGTCATCGGGGGCGCAGTATATGAAGAAGGGCTCTCGGTAGAGCAATTGCGCGCGATCGTGCAAGATGAGAAGAGTAAAAAAAGTAAGCCTTAATAATGACACAAAAAAAAATAACAACATATAGAGAGGGAAGAATTTATTAATGGGGAATGTGGTGTCAGTTAACGTATACAGTGAGAGGGGCATTCCGTTTGAGCGCAGCAATGTCATGCGCATTTGTGAAGAATTAAGCCACGTGTCGCGGGAGGAGCGGGAACCGGACCTGTTCTGGTTGTTGTATCAGACGATGCGATCGCTGCTAAAGCAAAAACGCCTGCAAGAATTTCACAACTTTCTTCGTGAAATGGAACAGTATCCGTTCCCGCCTCATACCGAGTACATGGACGCGTACATTAAATTGTTAAGAGCTTTTTTATTGCGGGCACAAGGGAAGACGCAAGCGGCGGCCGGTCTGCTGAAGCAATCGCTACACAAACACGGAGAGCTAACAAGGCTCGGCATGAAGAACGTGCATGTGCTCTGTTACCGGGAATTAGGGAACTTGGGCGTGGATTGCAAAAAATATAAAGATGCCATTGTGCACTACCAACTGGCGATCAATCACCTGCCACTAAACAAGGACAGCGAATACATGTTAGCTGTTTTACTCGGAAAAATCGTGTTTTGCAACTACCGGTTAAACAATTTCCGCGAGGCTTTTGCCGATTTAGAGAAAGTGCTCCTGCTGGTCAATAAGTCCAGTCACACCTTCGTCCTATTGCAAGCCGTCATCTTTAAGGCTCTTTTACTCGGGGAAAATTATCGGCAATACCGCGAATCGAACGACTGCCTCGAGTGGGCGCACGAGCTTGCCGTACGGAACCGATACACGGATGCTCTGGCTAACATTTGGCGCATACGTGGGATCAACTACTGTCATTTAGAGCAGTACGTGTCCGCAGAGCAAGCCATACAACAATCGATTATGCTTAGTGGCGATTTCGATGATCGGGAAGGGGTGGTGCTATCACAATTAGTACTGTCCGAATTGTTGATCGTGCAAGGGCGGAAGCGAGAGGCGAAACAGTTGCTAAAAAACGTGTGCGAAACGATTAACAAGCAGCAGTTGTTCACGGACGATTCTACGTATAGGTTAAAGCTTCTTTGTGATAAAATGTCTGAAAATAGTAAAAAGTGGGTAACGGAGCTGCATAACGACAACGACCTATTAACGACTGAAGTGTTTGCTCGGGAAAAGCAACTCATCGTGAACGACTGCTTCGGATTCGATTAAACACATGTTGCGGAGGGCGGTCTCCTAAGTTTGCCAAAGGAAGGGAATCTTTTACTCCCTTCCTTTTTGTCGTTGTCTAATGTGTTATGCTACTTTCCTCATTTCTTTAATGAAGGGGGCGT is a window from the Numidum massiliense genome containing:
- the obgE gene encoding GTPase ObgE translates to MFVDKVKVYVKGGDGGRGIVAFWREKYVAEGGPAGGDGGRGGDVIFVVDEGLRTLMDLRYQRHYKAARGEHGRSKSQHGANAEPLRVKVPPGTVVMDEETEDVIADLTTHGAEVVVARGGRGGRGNVRFATPANPAPEIAENGEPGVERWIICELKLLADVGLVGYPSVGKSTLLSIVSAAKPKIAAYHFTTLSPNLGVVDVGDGRDFVMADLPGLIEGAHEGVGLGHQFLRHVERTRVLVHVIDMAGSEGRDPLADYHQINAELSLYNESLAQRPQIVAANKMDVPGAEDNLALFKAEVGDDVQVIPISAATRDGVQALLYAIADALDEAPAASLSGGGSGEAAEQTDYKLYRAAEKQEQFVIRRDNEVFVVESAKLDKLVTMTNFAYQDSIDRFARILRKMGVDDALRERGAQDGDTVRIGELEFEFVE
- a CDS encoding tetratricopeptide repeat protein, which produces MGNVVSVNVYSERGIPFERSNVMRICEELSHVSREEREPDLFWLLYQTMRSLLKQKRLQEFHNFLREMEQYPFPPHTEYMDAYIKLLRAFLLRAQGKTQAAAGLLKQSLHKHGELTRLGMKNVHVLCYRELGNLGVDCKKYKDAIVHYQLAINHLPLNKDSEYMLAVLLGKIVFCNYRLNNFREAFADLEKVLLLVNKSSHTFVLLQAVIFKALLLGENYRQYRESNDCLEWAHELAVRNRYTDALANIWRIRGINYCHLEQYVSAEQAIQQSIMLSGDFDDREGVVLSQLVLSELLIVQGRKREAKQLLKNVCETINKQQLFTDDSTYRLKLLCDKMSENSKKWVTELHNDNDLLTTEVFAREKQLIVNDCFGFD
- a CDS encoding DsbA family protein, whose amino-acid sequence is MAKRKQTDRKLELIFGGVVLVVLLAIVIPLLVQSQSGSTGTDKPPQAEGTGSDDAAQSEGDVSDQLPQPARTGLDVPLDADDQTLGEEKAPVTVFEFSDYQCPACQMSVQMLHPTLKKLIDDGDVRYVFKDYPLNMHPNAPQAAVAARAAGEQGEYWAMHDLLFAQQQEWAKLADDDFRKKLLDYAQELGLDEATFEKALKSKTLKTQVDNGRQLANDLNIEFTPTFVIGGAVYEEGLSVEQLRAIVQDEKSKKSKP